From a region of the Paenibacillus lutimineralis genome:
- a CDS encoding efflux RND transporter permease subunit, whose product MKSVINFSIRNKFAIWLLTIIVTVTGLYSGLTMKQESIPNIDVPFLSITTVYPGAAPEGVVQDVSKPLEQRLRNVDGVKTITSTSMENASSLFVEFDYGKNLDNATAAVREALNDVQLPDGVRKPQITRFSLSSMPVVSLSVSDTESGNLESLTRLINNEIGPALEDLDGVASVQIAGQYIKEVSLKFNEAKMKELGLSEDTVKGIVQGSALRVPLGLFNMEQSQKAVVVDGNITTVDDLKNLAIPVIPSASGAPVGSEAVGGQGNMPAGAPGADATPQGAMGAIPMGIPTVKLGDIAEIKTIGKAESISRTNGKESIGIQIVKDNDANTVDVVNRVKDKADELQKEYGHISFSVMLDQGQPITDSVNTMLMKAVFGALFAVLIILIFLRNFRSTIISIISIPLSLLIAVLLLKQMDITLNMMTLGAMTVAIGRVVDDSIVVIENIYRRMSLTGETLKGGKLIVAATREMFVPIMSSTIVTIAVFLPMAFVSGMVGELFKPFALTMVFSLMASLLVAITLVPALAHTLFRKGLKSTHDHDSNPKGLALYYKKALNWCLSHKWITFGSAILLLVGSLFLTPLVGVSFLPEQSDKYVMVTYSPAPGELLEDVEAKMLKAEKYVLDQQGVEKMQYSIGGSNPLGMGSSNSALFYIGYDKDTKKFDKAKNELIEGLKKEVPEGSWSDMSEAMMGGMGGSSLSVNVFGDSLEQIKPVSDQILKWIGEDTKQFEKGKTSLSETYDQYTLVADQQKLSSLGLTAGQIAMKLSPVHERPVLTEVDIDGKNYNVYIEADSNTYSSVADIENETITSPLGMQVPIKEVAKVEKGTSPNSITRTDGKMVVEVSAKVLTTDVQKASTSLQDKIDKLDLPEGVSVNFGGVTEQINDTFGQLGIAMLAAIAIVYFVLVVTFGGGLAPFTILFSLPFIVIGAIVGLLIGGETLNVSALMGVLMLIGIVVTNAIVLIDRVIHKEREGLTTREALLEAGATRLRPILMTALATIGALLPLVTGLENSAGIISRGLGITVIGGLISSTLLTLVIVPVVYEFLMKFRRRGPVTHDLD is encoded by the coding sequence ATGAAGAGTGTCATTAATTTCTCAATTCGCAATAAATTTGCGATTTGGCTGTTAACCATTATCGTTACGGTTACCGGTTTATATAGCGGCTTGACTATGAAGCAAGAGAGCATTCCTAATATTGACGTTCCTTTCCTTAGTATTACGACCGTCTACCCAGGGGCAGCGCCAGAAGGTGTTGTTCAGGATGTAAGCAAACCGTTGGAACAGCGATTGCGTAATGTCGACGGTGTTAAGACGATCACTTCAACCTCGATGGAGAATGCATCCTCCCTCTTCGTTGAATTTGACTATGGCAAGAATCTCGATAACGCTACAGCCGCTGTTCGTGAAGCACTGAACGATGTCCAACTGCCGGATGGTGTTCGCAAGCCACAAATTACAAGATTCAGCCTGAGCTCCATGCCAGTCGTGTCACTTAGCGTGTCCGATACGGAATCAGGCAATCTGGAGTCGCTGACCCGACTGATCAACAATGAGATTGGTCCCGCTCTGGAGGATCTTGACGGCGTTGCCTCCGTGCAAATTGCCGGACAATATATCAAAGAAGTCAGCCTGAAGTTCAATGAGGCAAAAATGAAAGAACTTGGCCTTAGCGAGGATACCGTTAAGGGAATCGTACAAGGCTCGGCATTACGTGTTCCGCTCGGTCTGTTCAATATGGAACAGTCACAGAAGGCTGTCGTTGTCGATGGCAACATCACTACCGTGGATGACCTGAAGAATCTGGCCATTCCAGTCATACCAAGCGCATCAGGCGCTCCAGTTGGAAGCGAAGCCGTTGGTGGACAGGGCAATATGCCTGCAGGCGCTCCTGGGGCCGACGCAACTCCACAGGGTGCCATGGGAGCTATCCCAATGGGGATACCAACAGTGAAGCTCGGCGATATCGCTGAGATCAAGACGATCGGCAAGGCCGAATCGATCTCTCGTACGAACGGCAAGGAATCGATAGGCATTCAGATTGTCAAAGATAACGATGCCAATACGGTAGATGTCGTGAACCGTGTTAAGGACAAAGCGGATGAACTGCAGAAGGAATACGGTCATATTAGCTTCTCCGTGATGCTCGACCAAGGACAGCCGATTACAGATTCGGTAAATACGATGCTGATGAAGGCAGTCTTCGGCGCTCTGTTCGCCGTGCTGATTATCCTGATCTTCCTGCGGAACTTCCGTTCAACGATCATCTCGATTATTTCCATCCCGCTCTCGCTGTTGATTGCGGTACTGCTGCTGAAGCAGATGGATATTACGCTGAATATGATGACGCTCGGTGCGATGACCGTCGCCATCGGTCGGGTTGTCGATGACTCAATCGTCGTCATCGAGAATATATACCGCAGAATGTCGCTTACCGGCGAGACGCTCAAGGGCGGCAAGCTGATCGTAGCGGCAACGCGTGAAATGTTCGTTCCGATTATGTCTTCTACGATCGTAACAATCGCCGTCTTCCTGCCAATGGCATTCGTGAGTGGCATGGTTGGCGAACTGTTCAAGCCATTCGCCCTGACGATGGTATTCTCACTAATGGCGTCCTTGCTGGTAGCTATCACTCTTGTTCCGGCGTTGGCCCATACCTTGTTCCGTAAGGGCTTGAAGAGCACTCATGACCATGACAGTAATCCAAAAGGCCTGGCGCTATATTATAAGAAAGCTCTTAATTGGTGCCTGTCCCACAAATGGATCACCTTCGGCTCAGCTATCCTGCTGCTCGTCGGCAGCTTGTTCCTGACCCCGCTGGTCGGCGTAAGCTTCCTTCCTGAGCAAAGTGATAAATATGTGATGGTAACTTATTCCCCAGCTCCTGGCGAGCTGCTTGAAGATGTAGAAGCTAAAATGCTGAAGGCCGAGAAATATGTCCTTGATCAACAAGGAGTAGAGAAAATGCAGTACTCCATCGGCGGAAGCAATCCGCTAGGCATGGGATCATCTAACTCGGCTCTCTTCTACATCGGATATGATAAAGATACGAAGAAATTTGATAAAGCGAAGAATGAATTGATCGAAGGTTTGAAGAAAGAAGTGCCTGAGGGCAGCTGGTCGGATATGTCAGAAGCGATGATGGGTGGCATGGGTGGAAGCTCACTCAGCGTTAACGTATTCGGTGACAGTCTGGAGCAGATCAAGCCAGTCTCTGACCAGATCCTGAAGTGGATTGGGGAAGACACGAAGCAGTTCGAGAAAGGCAAGACCAGCCTCTCCGAGACCTATGATCAATATACATTGGTAGCGGATCAACAAAAGCTGAGCTCGCTCGGGCTTACCGCAGGTCAGATCGCTATGAAGCTTAGCCCAGTTCACGAACGTCCGGTATTAACGGAAGTGGATATTGACGGCAAGAATTATAATGTCTACATTGAAGCGGACAGCAATACCTACTCCAGCGTAGCGGACATCGAGAACGAGACCATTACATCACCGCTGGGTATGCAAGTACCAATCAAGGAAGTAGCAAAAGTCGAGAAAGGAACTTCTCCGAACTCGATCACGCGTACGGATGGCAAGATGGTCGTAGAAGTCAGCGCTAAGGTCCTGACCACTGACGTACAGAAGGCATCTACATCCTTACAGGACAAAATCGATAAGTTGGATTTGCCAGAAGGCGTAAGTGTTAATTTCGGTGGTGTCACCGAGCAAATTAACGACACCTTCGGTCAGCTTGGTATCGCCATGCTTGCAGCGATTGCTATTGTATACTTCGTTCTGGTCGTAACCTTCGGCGGCGGCCTAGCACCGTTCACCATCCTGTTCTCCCTGCCATTTATCGTTATCGGCGCCATTGTCGGTCTGCTGATTGGTGGCGAGACGTTGAACGTATCCGCCTTGATGGGCGTATTGATGCTCATTGGCATTGTCGTCACGAATGCAATCGTATTGATCGACCGTGTTATTCATAAAGAACGCGAAGGTCTTACGACCCGCGAAGCGTTGCTGGAAGCCGGCGCTACCCGTCTGCGTCCGATTCTCATGACAGCTCTCGCTACGATCGGCGCCCTGTTGCCTCTCGTAACAGGACTGGAGAACAGTGCGGGCATTATATCACGCGGCCTCGGCATTACCGTTATCGGCGGCCTCATCAGTTCCACACTACTGACGCTCGTGATCGTGCCAGTCGTCTACGAATTCCTGATGAAATTCCGTCGGCGTGGCCCAGTAACCCACGACTTGGATTAA
- a CDS encoding IS3 family transposase, with protein MRKIRTGYTEVEIRLLESNPNVSRVSGRNISYAPAFKLAAVQANQAGEPPMEIFLKAGFNIELIGQRTPTESLYRWRETYAKYGEAGLLAERRGIGSTGRRSKRESSAEEKLKQAEARIKLLEAENELLKKLEALERRNSKELTPSERFQLINQTVRKHALRRLTRYLCRIAEVSSSGYYRWCSAEETRQLRETADQYDFQLIKGHFEALNGKAGALVIKMRLEKLNGIVMNHKKIRRIMRKFGLVATIRQANPYRKMAKATQEHRTCPNLLERKFDQGEPEKVFLTDITYMRYGSGQWAYLSCVKDGATKQILAHYLSSTLELTLVERTMARLLKRLDGNIHPDAIFHSDQGTHYTHPKTRLLIAKAGFKQSMSRKGNCWDNASMESFFGHMKDELNYKDCQSLKELRLQVNEYMAHYNSERYQWTLKKMTPDEFRSHLLAA; from the coding sequence ATGAGGAAAATCAGAACAGGATATACTGAAGTAGAGATCAGGCTGTTGGAGTCCAATCCGAACGTAAGCCGCGTATCGGGGAGGAACATCTCGTATGCCCCAGCTTTTAAGCTCGCAGCGGTGCAAGCTAACCAAGCGGGAGAGCCACCAATGGAAATTTTTCTGAAAGCAGGCTTTAATATCGAACTTATCGGTCAGAGGACACCTACAGAGAGCCTATACCGTTGGAGAGAGACCTATGCTAAGTACGGTGAGGCTGGCTTGCTAGCGGAGCGCAGAGGTATAGGAAGTACAGGTAGACGATCAAAACGTGAATCGTCAGCAGAAGAGAAGCTGAAACAAGCAGAAGCTCGGATTAAACTCCTCGAAGCGGAGAACGAGCTTTTAAAAAAGCTAGAAGCGCTCGAAAGGCGAAACAGTAAGGAGTTGACGCCTTCCGAGCGCTTTCAGCTCATTAATCAAACGGTTCGTAAGCATGCGTTACGACGTTTAACACGTTACCTTTGTCGAATTGCTGAAGTTAGTTCGAGCGGCTATTATCGTTGGTGCAGCGCTGAAGAAACACGTCAGCTGCGAGAGACAGCCGATCAATACGACTTCCAGCTTATTAAGGGGCATTTTGAAGCCTTGAACGGAAAAGCAGGCGCATTGGTCATCAAAATGAGGCTGGAGAAATTGAATGGCATAGTAATGAATCATAAAAAGATTCGTCGTATCATGCGCAAGTTCGGATTAGTAGCTACGATCCGTCAAGCCAATCCTTATCGCAAGATGGCTAAAGCGACGCAAGAACATCGTACATGTCCTAACCTTTTGGAGCGCAAGTTTGATCAGGGAGAACCAGAGAAGGTCTTCCTTACAGACATCACATACATGCGCTATGGTAGCGGTCAGTGGGCGTATCTTTCTTGTGTGAAGGATGGTGCTACGAAGCAAATATTGGCGCACTATCTCTCTTCAACTTTGGAGTTAACGTTGGTTGAACGGACCATGGCTCGCTTACTCAAACGATTGGACGGTAATATTCATCCAGACGCCATCTTCCATTCCGACCAGGGGACACACTATACACACCCTAAAACCCGTCTCCTCATCGCCAAGGCTGGGTTTAAGCAGTCGATGTCTCGTAAAGGAAACTGCTGGGATAATGCGTCCATGGAGTCGTTCTTTGGTCATATGAAGGACGAACTTAACTACAAAGATTGTCAATCTCTTAAAGAACTGCGTCTACAGGTTAATGAGTATATGGCCCATTACAATTCAGAACGCTATCAATGGACATTAAAAAAGATGACTCCTGATGAATTCAGAAGCCATCTCTTAGCTGCCTAA
- a CDS encoding TetR/AcrR family transcriptional regulator — MSSKTDDKKQLILRTAMQLFAAKGSSATSMQEIAELCGMSKGSLYLHFKSKDELELSLFDYCFQMLQAELLQVEQDADLSSRDKLVRAVEVLLELVLELREFLLMQFKEWIIKGNIYKNPNIMNKNNVKLLHYTKKILISAYGDVIDPYMADLIIFSQGMIGTYAKLVFDHNMTTDTHRISTYLIDILDSTVEHLLKTRPTPLIPEALIYDYGKCGENSREPDKHPLLTIKEMKELLEKESGIASERGQGIEALQILEEELLRPRPRRVILKGMVATLEDLDLPQIESSLDELQRLLRPYYTQA; from the coding sequence TTGTCTAGCAAAACCGACGACAAAAAACAGTTAATCTTGAGAACCGCCATGCAATTGTTCGCCGCAAAAGGTTCATCTGCAACATCAATGCAAGAAATTGCAGAATTATGTGGAATGTCCAAGGGGAGTCTCTATTTACATTTCAAATCCAAAGATGAGCTGGAACTTAGCCTCTTTGACTACTGCTTCCAGATGCTACAAGCTGAGTTGCTTCAAGTTGAACAAGACGCCGATTTGTCTTCGCGGGACAAATTAGTTCGTGCGGTCGAAGTTCTGCTTGAGCTCGTTCTTGAGCTAAGGGAGTTCTTGCTCATGCAATTTAAGGAATGGATCATTAAAGGAAACATCTACAAGAATCCCAACATCATGAATAAAAATAACGTCAAGTTACTTCATTATACCAAAAAAATACTAATATCCGCCTATGGAGATGTAATTGACCCTTATATGGCTGATCTTATCATCTTCTCGCAAGGCATGATTGGTACTTACGCTAAGCTGGTATTCGATCATAACATGACCACAGACACGCACCGAATTTCCACCTACCTGATCGATATACTGGATTCAACCGTAGAACATCTACTTAAGACCCGGCCTACACCGTTAATACCAGAAGCGCTTATATACGATTATGGAAAATGCGGAGAGAACAGCCGCGAGCCGGATAAGCATCCCCTGCTCACCATTAAAGAGATGAAGGAGCTTCTGGAAAAAGAAAGCGGAATCGCCAGCGAGCGTGGGCAAGGGATTGAAGCGCTGCAAATTCTTGAAGAAGAATTGCTCCGCCCTCGGCCCCGTCGAGTCATTCTCAAGGGTATGGTCGCCACGCTGGAAGATCTTGATCTCCCTCAGATAGAGAGCAGCCTAGACGAGCTGCAAAGATTGCTGCGGCCTTATTATACCCAAGCGTAA